TCCAGATCCTTGTCGTCGATGGCCACGTCGATTTTCACCTTGGGCAGAAAATCGACCACATATTCCGCGCCGCGATACAGCTCGGTGTGACCCTTCTGCCGACCGAAGCCTTTAACTTCAGTGACGGTAATGCCCTGCACGCCGATTTCGGACAGCGACTCGCGCACGTCGTCCAACTTGAACGGCTTGATGATGGCAGTGACTAGCTTCATGAAACTCTCTCCCGAATTGGTGGACTTGCCCCAGGAAAACAAACCCGACTCAAGTCTAAGCGCAGTGCCTGGCTTTGTAACGCATCGTCGGCCGTACCTGCCCGACTGACGCCAGTTAACCGCTGCCGACGAAACTCCCCGCTCCGTCTGCCGCACTGCATTCGTCACAGCGACTGCATCAGTGCATGGGTCGAAGGTGACTAAGCAGAAACCTTGCCATCTCGCCAAAAACCACTGATTTCAATCTGTTGGCCGCTGCCGCACGCCATCCCGTGCAAAACCCCATCCGGATACGCACAACAACGGTGCGTCGCCGTCCGTCCGCCTGCGCGAAAAGCGTGCATCCCTGACCACGAGATTGACTATAGACACTGCGTGATACACTGCCGGCCATTGTTTACAGGACATCCACCATGCTCGCGCCCAAAGACTTCCTCGACGCCCTGAGCGGCACCGCCTCCCGCCTCTTCAGCGGCGACAGCCCGCTGCCGAAAGCCGAAATCGAAAGCCAGTTCAAGATGCTGCTGCAAAGTGCTTTCAGCAAACTCGACCTGGTCAGCCGTGAGGAATTTGATAGTCAGATGGTCGTTCTGGCCCGCACTCGCGCTCGCCTCGAAAGCCTCGAAGCGAAGGTGGCTGAGCTCGAAGCCAAACTGACTCCGCCCGCTGAATAATCCGCTCCCCCTGTAGGAGCTGCCGAAGGCTGCGATCTTTTGATCCTCAGCCCCTCAAATCTTTCGGCAACTTCCTACAACTTGCACCACTGCCGTCCGATTGCGCCGAAAAGCCCAGGTTTCCAAGCTCACCCGATGCTGAATGTTCAGCACCGGGTTTGGCGACCTGGATCGAATTTGACGCAATGCAACTAAATTCACAGAGAGGTTTTTTCTCTCAACGAGTTATGGCGGCTTTGCGTGGGAGACCTCAGGGTCTGCCGGTTTCGAATTCACCGGTTCGCCAACCCGCGCATAGCTGCCACCCTATTCGCTTGGCGACGAACA
This window of the Pseudomonas fluorescens genome carries:
- the glnK gene encoding P-II family nitrogen regulator produces the protein MKLVTAIIKPFKLDDVRESLSEIGVQGITVTEVKGFGRQKGHTELYRGAEYVVDFLPKVKIDVAIDDKDLDRVIEAITKAANTGKIGDGKIFVVNLEQAIRIRTGETDTDAI
- a CDS encoding accessory factor UbiK family protein; protein product: MLAPKDFLDALSGTASRLFSGDSPLPKAEIESQFKMLLQSAFSKLDLVSREEFDSQMVVLARTRARLESLEAKVAELEAKLTPPAE